The proteins below come from a single Aegilops tauschii subsp. strangulata cultivar AL8/78 chromosome 6, Aet v6.0, whole genome shotgun sequence genomic window:
- the LOC109740303 gene encoding uncharacterized protein codes for MVMGKKLSKVDGARCRRHRRQGEQGVCPLCLRERLSRLSPSATLPSVLAREASSCCSDSDSESSTGASSASSSGSASPGFHREIKRAARPSLLMRHERVVAVDGDEVVLVMRRRRERPATSFWAKLLRAATGGKKAVDGCSLAHSRTTKAADGSSADATKWIIF; via the coding sequence ATGGTGATGGGCAAGAAGCTGAGCAAGGTTGACGGCGCGCGGTGCAGGCGGCACCGGCGGCAGGGGGAGCAAGGGGTGTGCCCGCTCTGCCTGCGGGAGCGCCTGTCTCGCCTCTCGCCCTCGGCGACGCTGCCGTCCGTCCTCGCGCGCGAGGCCTCCTCCTGCTGCTCGGACTCGGACTCGGAGTCGTCCACCGGCGCATCGTCGGCGTCGTCGTCGGGGTCGGCGAGCCCCGGGTTCCACCGGGAGATCAAGCGCGCCGCGAGGCCGTCGCTGCTGATGCGGCACGAGCGGGTGGTGGCCGTGGACGGCGAcgaggtggtgctggtgatgagaaggaggagggagaggccggcGACCAGCTTCTGGGCGAAGCTGCTGCGCGCGGCGACGGGGGGCAAGAAGGCCGTCGATGGGTGCTCGCTCGCGCACTCCAGGACGACGAAGGCCGCCGATGGGAGCAGCGCCGATGCCACGAAGTGGATCATATTCTAA
- the LOC109740296 gene encoding uncharacterized protein, which produces MWVFYLISLPLTLGMVVVTLRYFAGPGVPRYVQATVGYAWFCSLSVIILVPADIWTTLTGFDKGGIGFFWGWSYWSTFILTWAVVPTIQGYEDAGDFTVRERLKTSIHMNLLFYSIVGAIGLFGLILLLVMHRAWDGGLVGFLMACSNTFGLVTGAFLLGFGLSEIPRNIWKNADWTHRQKVLSHRVAKMAVKLDNAHQEYSNSIVVAQATSNQMSKRDLLRPYMDIIDRMVAQMLRDDPSFKPSGGRLGENDMDYDTDDKTMATLRRQLRMAHEEYYRCKSEYMTYVMEALDLEDTIKNYEHRDANGWKYVSSFRESRSGTLGSLLDTMEFIWRCILRKQLQKALAVILGCMSAAILLAEATLLPGGVDLSLFSILVKSVGKQEVLVQVAAFVPLMYMCICTYYSLFQIGMLMFYSLTPRQTSSVSLLMICSMVARYAPPISYNFLNLIRLGGNVKTTFEKRMGNIDDAVPFFGRRFNRIYPLIMVVYTLLVASNFFGRVIDYFGSWKMFKFQREEEHMDGFDPSGIIILQKERSWIEQGYKVGEQVIPLARFNGASTDVESGKIEDTVEMKAGTTSSRVDGRAGQSKYIHNREMISNKYSSVRDQSRQATKPVKKETLSTSASLLEEGNSENRSAAGISQTWASVKNGFQNFKANMGAKKFTPLRQDPGFAPHSNVSSPESLDDIFQRIKRRSGESPVDYLDDDDDDDDNTGDMDPPFAGSRR; this is translated from the exons ATGTGGGTCTTCTACCTGATATCGCTGCCCCTGACGCTGGGCATGGTCGTCGTCACGCTGCGCTACTTCGCCGGCCCCGGCGTGCCGCGCTACGTCCAGGCCACCGTCGGCTACGCCTGGTTCTGCTCCCTCTCCGTCATCATCCTCGTCCCCGCCGACATCTGGACG ACATTAACTGGCTTTGATAAAGGTGGAATTGGCTTCTTTTGGGGCTGGTCTTATTGGAGCACATTTATCCTAACATG GGCTGTAGTTCCTACTATTCAAGGCTATGAAGATGCTGGAGATTTCACTGTTAGAGAAAGGCTAAAAACTAGTATTCACATGAACCTGCTCTTTTATTCAATTGTGGGAGCTATTGGCCTCTTTGGACTCATACTGCTTTTAGTCATGCATAGAGCTTG GGATGGAGGTCTTGTGGGCTTTTTAATGGCTTGCTCAAATACCTTTGGACTGGTGACTGGTGCTTTTCTTCTTGGTTTTGGATTGAGTGAAATTCCAAGAAACATTTGGAAAAACGCAGACTGGACTCACCGCCAAAAAGTACTTTCTCATAGAGTTGCCAAGATGGCCGTGAAGCTTGATAATGCTCATCAAGAGTATTCAAATTCAATTGTT GTTGCTCAAGCCACTTCAAATCAAATGTCAAAGCGTGATCTCTTAAGACCTTATATGGATATTATTGACCGAATGGTTGCTCAAATG CTGCGGGATGACCCATCTTTTAAGCCTTCTGGTGGCAGATTAGGCGAAAATGATATGGACTATGATACAGATGATAAAACAATGGCCACTCTCCGACGTCAGCTTAGGATGGCCCATGAGGAGTATTATCGGTGTAAAAG TGAATATATGACTTATGTCATGGAAGCTCTCGATCTAGAGGACACTATTAAAAATTATGAACATCGTGATGCAAATGGATG GAAATATGTATCGAGTTTTAGGGAGAGTCGGTCAGGCACACTGGGATCCCTTTTGGACACTATGG AGTTCATTTGGCGTTGTATACTGAGAAAGCAGCTTCAGAAAGCACTGGCTGTTATTCTCGGCTGCATGTCAGCTGCTATACTGTTGGCTGAAGCTACTTTGCTGCCAGGTGGTGTTGATTTATCACTTTTTTCCATTCTTGTAAAATCCGTCGGAAAGCAGGAGGTTCTAGTCCAG GTTGCTGCATTTGTCCCTTTGATGTATATGTGTATATGCACATACTATTCGCTATTTCAGATTGGGATGTTAATGTTTTATTCTCTGACTCCACGGCAAACAAGTTCTGTCAGTTTGCTTATGATCTGTTC GATGGTTGCAAGATATGCACCTCCCATTTCTTATAATTTCCTGAATCTCATTCGCCTTGGTGGTAATGTTAAAACTACTTTTGAGAAG AGAATGGGGAACATAGATGACGCAGTTCCTTTCTTTGGAAGACGTTTCAACAGGATCTACCCACTAATTATGGTTGTTTATACACTACTTGTTGCTAGTAACTTCTTTGGACGTGTGATTGACTATTTTGGAAGCTGGAAAATGTTTAAGTTCCAGCGTGAAGAAGAACATATGGATGGTTTTGATCCGTCTGGAATTATTATTCTGCAAAAAG AGAGATCTTGGATTGAGCAAGGATATAAAGTTGGCGAGCAGGTTATTCCATTGGCAAGATTCAATGGCGCGAGCACAGATGTTGAATCTGGAAAG ATTGAAGATACAGTGGAGATGAAAGCGGGGACAACTTCTTCGAGAGTTGATGGAAGAGCCGGTCAATCTAAATATATTCACAACAGGGAAATGATTTCCAACAAGTATTCATCTGTTAGAGATCAGAGTCGGCAGGCAACAAAGCCAGTGAAAAAGGAAACTCTGTCGACATCTGCATCTCTGCTTGAAGAAGGGAATTCTGAAAATCGCTCGGCTGCTGGAATCTCCCAAACATGGGCTTCAGTGAAGAATGGTTTTCAGAACTTCAAAGCGAATATGGGTGCCAAGAAGTTCACTCCTTTGCGCCAGGATCCAGGATTTGCTCCTCATTCGAACGTCTCTTCGCCTGAATCTCTCGATGACATCTTCCAAAGGATAAAACGGCGCTCCGGAGAATCACCCGTAGATTAccttgatgatgatgacgacgacgatgacaaTACCGGAGACATGGATCCTCCGTTTGCAGGATCGAGAAGATAG